The DNA window TGTGGCCGGCTTGCGCAGTCCCGAGGACGGCCGGTTCATTAGCACCGTTGAATGGCTGAAAACTCGTGGCTTCGGGCAGGCAATCAGCCCAGGGACCAATACCACGATCGGCGTAGTCGCTACCAATGCCAGTCTAAATAAAGAGCAAGTAAACAAAGTGGCGCAGCTGGCCCACAACGGGCTGGTGAAAACGATTGCGCCTGTCCACACTATGTTTGACGGAGACACTATTTTTGCCCTGGCCACCGGCCAGGTTCCAGGTGATGTCAATGTGGTCGGCGTATTAGCGGTTGAGGTCGTGGCTCAGGCGGTGCTCAGGGCAGTGAAAGCGGCCACCACGGTGAATGGAATTAAGGCTTGGTCAGACGTCAGCAAAATATAGAGGGGTGGAAAAATGATTCTGGTGTTCGACGTCGGAAACAGTAACATTGTGATGGGTGTGTACGACGAGGACAAACTGTTAACGCACTGGCGAATCTCGACTGACCGGCAGAAAACAGCTGATGAATACGCGATGCTGATTAAAAACCTGTTCGACTACCACGGGCTGCAGATGAAAGAGATTAAAGCCCTGGTTATTTCCTCTGTAGTCCCCCCTTTGATGGCGCCATTAGTTGATATGTCCCAACGATACTTTGGGGTAGAGCCTCTGGTGGTTGGCCCAGGCATCAAAACAGGTATTTCTTTACGCTACGAAAATCCCCGGGAGATTGGAGCGGACCGTGTAGTTAACGCGATTGCCGCCTACGAGAAATATGGTGGGCCGGTGATCGTAGTTGATTTTGGGACGGCGACCACTTTTTGTGCGATTGCCAGGAATGGCGACTACCTGGGCGGTGCAATTGCCCCGGGGATTGGTATTTCCACGGAAGCCTTGTTCCAGCGGGCGGCCAAGCTGCCGAGAATTGAGCTGATTAAGCCCAAGTCCGTGATAGGGCGAAACACGGTGGCCTCGATGCAGGCAGGGATTATTTATGGCTTCATCGGTCAAGTTGATGGCATCGTGGAAAGAATGAAAGCCGAGTTAGGTGGTGATGCTTTTGTGGTAGCTACCGGCGGACTAGCCGAATTAATTGCTCAGGATTCACACACCATTGATAAGGTTGATCCCTTGCTAACCCTGGAGGGTCTGCGGTTAATATACGAGCGCAATAACCCCTGACGGAGAGGTCAGGGGTTATTATAATCACGGTAAAAAAGCAACAAAATAGACAATGGTGGATGACAGAAGGAGCGAAATGAACCAGTGCAAATCGGTAGCGTGATGATCGCCAACCGCGTGTTTGCGGCACCAATGGCCGGTGTCACAGACAAAGCTTTCAGGATACTGGCCAGGGAGGCCGGGTGCGGCCTGGTCTACACGGAGATGGTCAGTGATCAAGCGCTCTTACACCACAACCAGCGGACGTTGGATATTCTGGACATCTCGGGTGAAGCTCAGCCAATCGCGGTCCAAATTTTTGGCTCAGACCCGGACAAAATGGCGGCAGCCGCCAGGTTAGTGGTTAAAGCCGGGGCGAGTATTGTGGACATCAACATGGGTTGCCCAACACCGAAAATTGTCCGCAACGGAGAGGGAGCGGCTTTAATGCGTGACCTTCCTCGGGCCACGGAGATTATTTCCCGGGTGGTCCAGGTAGTGCCAGTGCCAGTAACGGTTAAAATGCGTAAAGGCTGGGATGATACTGAGGTTAATGCGGTTGAATTAGCTATCCGGGCTGAAAAAGCCGGGGCGGCGGCGGTGGCTGTTCATGGTCGGACTCGAGCCCAGTTGTACAGCGGAAAAGCGGACTGGGGGATTATTCGCGAGGTCAAACAGGCGGTTAAGGTGCCAGTTATTGGTAACGGTGATATTTGGCGGCCGGAAGACGCCTTACGAATGATGGCGGAAACCAACTGTGACGCGGTTATGATTGGCCGGGGTGCTCTGGGCAACCCCTGGCTGTTTAGCCGAACTATTGCTTTGGTCGAACAGGGTTTATTGCTCCCCGAGCCATCTCCCGCTGAAAAGATTAAGATGGCAATTCGCCATTTGAACTTGACCATCAACCTCAAGGGGGAGCATGTTGGGGTGCGGGAAATGCGCAAACATCTGGCCTGGTATCTTAAGGGTTTACGTGGAGCGGCTAGAATACGTGAAGTAATCAACCATTTAGAAAACCCCCAGGCAGTGGTAGA is part of the Bacillota bacterium genome and encodes:
- a CDS encoding type III pantothenate kinase — encoded protein: MILVFDVGNSNIVMGVYDEDKLLTHWRISTDRQKTADEYAMLIKNLFDYHGLQMKEIKALVISSVVPPLMAPLVDMSQRYFGVEPLVVGPGIKTGISLRYENPREIGADRVVNAIAAYEKYGGPVIVVDFGTATTFCAIARNGDYLGGAIAPGIGISTEALFQRAAKLPRIELIKPKSVIGRNTVASMQAGIIYGFIGQVDGIVERMKAELGGDAFVVATGGLAELIAQDSHTIDKVDPLLTLEGLRLIYERNNP
- the dusB gene encoding tRNA dihydrouridine synthase DusB, yielding MQIGSVMIANRVFAAPMAGVTDKAFRILAREAGCGLVYTEMVSDQALLHHNQRTLDILDISGEAQPIAVQIFGSDPDKMAAAARLVVKAGASIVDINMGCPTPKIVRNGEGAALMRDLPRATEIISRVVQVVPVPVTVKMRKGWDDTEVNAVELAIRAEKAGAAAVAVHGRTRAQLYSGKADWGIIREVKQAVKVPVIGNGDIWRPEDALRMMAETNCDAVMIGRGALGNPWLFSRTIALVEQGLLLPEPSPAEKIKMAIRHLNLTINLKGEHVGVREMRKHLAWYLKGLRGAARIREVINHLENPQAVVEVLDEFAAQLN